The DNA window GAGGTCGTCGACCTGATGAGCGCGCTGCAGGCCAGCGTCAGCGCGGCAAAGGAGACCCGCAAACCGGCCAAGGGCAAGGCCAAGAGCGGCGAGGAAAAGAAGCGCCGCACCAAGAGCGCCTGACACACCCCGTGCCCCGATGATCACCCGGGGTCCCCGAGGCGACACGCCGACGACGTGTCAGACTCTGTCGTCCCCCGGTGGTACCAAGAGTGGGGAAAGCACTACACCGAGTCGGGGAAGGACACGGTATGGACTGCTTGACCTGCGGTAACGGCCTCGACCATTGCCACGGAACGCTCATCGTGCACGTCGGCGGCGCGGTCGACTGCACCGACGGCGACTGCGCCGACCACGACCGCATCCGCCACGCCCTGATCGTCGACTGCGAGTTCCTCGGCGCCTGCGACTGCCACACCCCCGAGCACGCCGCACCGCTCCGCCACGCGTCCTGAACCGGGTTTGACCTGGAGCGCGCTCCAGCTCGTACGGTCCTGCGCATGACGAACCTCCCACCCCGCCGCCTCGGCGAACTGACCGTCGCGGCGCAGGGCCTCGGCTGCATGGGCATGAGCCACGGCTACGGCGACTCCGACGACGACCAGTCCATCGCCACGATCCACCGCGCCCTCGAACTCGGCGTCACGCTGCTCGACACCTCCGACTTCTACGGCGCCGGGCACAACGAGGAACTCATCGGCCGCGCGCTGGCTGGCAGGCGGGACCAGGCCGTGATCGCGACGAAGTTCGGCTTCGCGAACAAGCTCGGCGAGCCGACGCTGTTGCGTGGCGACGCCGCGTACGTGCGCGAAGCGGTCGACGCTTCGTTGCGGCGGTTGAACGTCGACCACATCGACCTCTACTACCTGCACCGCGTCGACCCGTCGGTGCCGATCGAAGAGACCGTCGCCGCGATGGCCGACCAGGTTCGCGCGGGCAAGGTCCGCCACCTCGGTCTGTCCGAAGCGAACGCGCGGACCGTGCGCCGGGCCGTCGCGGTGCACCCGATCGCGGCGCTGCAGAGCGAATGGTCACTGTGGACTCGTGACATCGAGGCCGACGTCTTGCCCGCCTGCCGCGAACTCGGCGTCGGCCTCGTCCCCTTCTCCCCGCTCGGCCGCGGTTTCCTCACCGGCCGGTACAAGTCGGTGGCCGGCCTTCCCGAGACCGACGTCCGCCGTTCGCAGCCCCGGTTCGCCGACGGCAACCTCGAACGCAACTTGTCCATTGTGGACAAGCTCGACGAGCTGGCCGCGCGCAAGGGCGTCACCGCGGGCCAGCTCGCGCTCGCCTGGGTGCAGCACCGCGGCGACGACGTGGTCCCGATCCCCGGCACCCGCAGGCAGCGGTATCTGGAGGAGAACCTCGCCGCGGCCTCGCTAGAACTGTCCAAAAAGGAGCTTGAGGCCATCGACGCCGCCGCGCCCGCGGGTGCCGTCGCGGGCACCCGCTACGACGCGAAGAGCATGGAGTTCGTCAACGGCTGAGCTGGGTCACCTGGCTCAGGTCGTCCCAGATCGGCACGCGCGGGGAAAACCGCAGCGCCATGCCCGCCTCGGCCGGGGTGCGGTCGCCCTTGCGCGCGTTGCAGCTGCGGGAGGTCCCGCCGCACGCGGTCACCGTGTTGAGCCAGCTCGTGCGCGCGCCGCCCCTGCTGATCGGGACGACGTGGTCGACGGTCGTGGCGTGGCAGCCGCAGTAGGCGCACGTGTGGTTGTCGCGCCGGAGCACGCCGCGCCGCGACCACCGCGGCGCGTTCGCGTAGCGCCACTTCATCACGACGTAGCGCAGCAGCCGCACGACCTTCGGGCGCGGGAAGACGCCGAGCTCGGTGCCGTCGGACTCGTGCACGACGGCGACCCTGCGGACGAGCATCCGGATGGCGTGCGGGACCGAAACCGTGTGCAACGGCTCGTAGCCCGCGTTGAGGACCAGCACGGTCATCATGACGACACCCCCTTTCCGTACTGGGCAAGGAAAAGCATCTTCCGTCCACACGTGACCGTCAACGCGTTTACCGCGCCCGAAAACTCGTTGCGCGGCACGCCGGTGCGCCGGATGATCCCGGTATGACCACGACTGCCGCCCCGCCGCGATCCCGTACCGACGTGTTCGGGCGCGGCAAGCAGCAGGACCGTCCGAAAGGGACGATGCAGCCACGCGCATGACCGCCGCCGTGGTGGCGGGCCTGCTCGCGGGGTACGGCATCGCGATCCCGGTCGGCGCGGTCTCGGCGTACCTGGTCTCGCTGACCGCGCGCACCGGGATCAGGGCCGGGATCGGCGCGGCGCTCGGGGTGGCGACCGCCGACGGCCTGTACGCGCTGGTCGCCATGATCGGCGGAGCCGCGGCCGCCCGAGCGCTGCACCCCGTTCTGCTCCCGCTGCGCTGGGTGTCCGCGTTCGTGCTCGTCGCACTCGCGCTGCGCACCGGGATCTCCGCGGTACGCCGGTACCGGGCCGGTTCGGGCGACGAGATCGCGGCGACGGCGATCGGCCCCGCTCGGGCGTACTTCGGCCTGCTCGGCATGACCGCGCTGAACCCGCTCACCGTCGTCTACTTCGCCGCGCTCGTGCTCGGCGGTTCGGCCGCGGTGACCGCGAACCGGTGGGAGCAGGCGGTTTTCGTGCTCGCCGCGTTCGCCGCCTCGGCGAGCTGGCAGATCCTGCTCGCCTGCGGCGGCGCGCTGCTCGGCAGGGTGCTGACCGGCCCCCGCGGCCGCCTCGGCACGGCGACCGCGTCGAGCATGCTCGTCATCGCACTGGCGATCCGGTTGGTGGTTTAGCGGCGATGGTTTCCAGTTCCGTCAGCCACTCGCCCGCGGGCGGGCGCGCTTCGAGCAGCCACGTCGCCCCCGCGCGGTCGAGCGGACGCCGGTTCGGCCAGCCGCCGGGCGATCCACGCCGGTGGCACCGGCGACGGCGCCGAGCAGCACCCACGGATCGGGTGGTTCGAGACCGGACCCGTGCGGCATCTGCACGTGGTCGTCGAGGAAGACGCCGTCCCATCCCGATCGTTCCGCGGTGACCGCGAGGTGTTCCGGCGGGTGGTGGACCGGAACACCGACCGCGCGCCGCGCACCGCGCCGAGTCCGGAAACCCCGGCGAAGAACCGGAAGCGCTGGGTCGAACTCGCGCTCCGCGGAATCACCGGGTGATCGGCCTGCCGGTGGTCAGGCCAGGTCGAGCAGGGTGCTCGAGTCGACTTCGATGTCGTGCAGCACCAGCCTGCTTCGCAGCTCGCGGACACCGTGGTCCCGTTTGAGCAGGTCGACGACCGTCTCGAACTCGGCGGGGTCGACGCACGCCAGCCTGAGCTGGTAGTCGTACTCGCCGGTGAGCCGCGCGCCCGCGACCACTTGCGGTACCGAGCGCAGGCCGTGTTCGAAGGCGGTGCGGTCGACGTGCTCGCGCAGGCGGATGTCGCTGACCATGGTGAGCGCGCGGCCGAGCGCGGCGGGGTCGATCTCGGCGCGGAAGCCGCGGACCACCCCGGAGGCGCGCAGCCTGCGCACGCGGTCGGCGACCGTGTTCGCGGACAGGCGCACGTCCTTGCTCAGCTCGTGGTAGGTCCGGCGGGCGTCCTGCTCCAGCAGCCGCACGAGCGATCGGTCGATGTCGTCCACGCTGCCATTGTGGATAACTCGGCATGATGTCGCAATCATCGAGGAATACTCGGCCTGTGGTCGCGAGAGGGCTTGATTTCCGAGCCACCTGCGCCGCCTTCCGTGGAACCGTCGAGTGCATGGAAGTCCTGGTGCTGCGCCTGGTCCTGCCCCTGCTCACGATGCTGCTCGTCACCGCGGCGCAACGGCGGTTCGGCCACCGGCTCGGCGGCAGGCTGGTCGGGCTGCCACTGACGTCCTGCCCGCTCCTCCTCGTGCTGCTGCTCACCGACGGGGCCGGTGTCGCGGCAGGGACCGCCGCCGGGATGGCGGCCGGGCAGGCCGGGGTGGCGGTGTTCTGCTTCGCCTACGGCAGGCTCGCCGACCGGTTGCGCGGCCCGCTCCTGGTCACGGTCACCGCGCTCGCACTGGCCGCGGGCGCGCTCGTGGCGGTTTCGGTGATCAGGTCCACGGCGGTGGTGTTCGCGCTGGTCGCCGTCCTCGCCGTGGCCGGGCTGCGCGTCTGGGAACCGGTCGCGGCCACCGGCACGCGGGCCACGGCCGCCGTGCGGTGGGAGACGCCGCTGCGGGTCGTCGTCACGGTCACCGTCGTGGCCTGCCTCAG is part of the Amycolatopsis sp. CA-230715 genome and encodes:
- a CDS encoding aldo/keto reductase, translated to MTNLPPRRLGELTVAAQGLGCMGMSHGYGDSDDDQSIATIHRALELGVTLLDTSDFYGAGHNEELIGRALAGRRDQAVIATKFGFANKLGEPTLLRGDAAYVREAVDASLRRLNVDHIDLYYLHRVDPSVPIEETVAAMADQVRAGKVRHLGLSEANARTVRRAVAVHPIAALQSEWSLWTRDIEADVLPACRELGVGLVPFSPLGRGFLTGRYKSVAGLPETDVRRSQPRFADGNLERNLSIVDKLDELAARKGVTAGQLALAWVQHRGDDVVPIPGTRRQRYLEENLAAASLELSKKELEAIDAAAPAGAVAGTRYDAKSMEFVNG
- a CDS encoding HNH endonuclease, which translates into the protein MMTVLVLNAGYEPLHTVSVPHAIRMLVRRVAVVHESDGTELGVFPRPKVVRLLRYVVMKWRYANAPRWSRRGVLRRDNHTCAYCGCHATTVDHVVPISRGGARTSWLNTVTACGGTSRSCNARKGDRTPAEAGMALRFSPRVPIWDDLSQVTQLSR
- a CDS encoding LysE family transporter codes for the protein MTAAVVAGLLAGYGIAIPVGAVSAYLVSLTARTGIRAGIGAALGVATADGLYALVAMIGGAAAARALHPVLLPLRWVSAFVLVALALRTGISAVRRYRAGSGDEIAATAIGPARAYFGLLGMTALNPLTVVYFAALVLGGSAAVTANRWEQAVFVLAAFAASASWQILLACGGALLGRVLTGPRGRLGTATASSMLVIALAIRLVV
- a CDS encoding Lrp/AsnC family transcriptional regulator; translation: MDDIDRSLVRLLEQDARRTYHELSKDVRLSANTVADRVRRLRASGVVRGFRAEIDPAALGRALTMVSDIRLREHVDRTAFEHGLRSVPQVVAGARLTGEYDYQLRLACVDPAEFETVVDLLKRDHGVRELRSRLVLHDIEVDSSTLLDLA